A single genomic interval of Lathyrus oleraceus cultivar Zhongwan6 chromosome 7, CAAS_Psat_ZW6_1.0, whole genome shotgun sequence harbors:
- the LOC127105453 gene encoding uncharacterized protein LOC127105453 — protein sequence MAGRNDAAMAAAMQAMAQAVQNLPNAGGDAGSRSLATFQRENPPVFKGKHDPDAALGWLKEIERIFRVMDCTPAQKVRYGTHMLAVEADDWWLETHERLTVAGEVVTWDVFRREFLRKYYPEDVRGKKEIEFLELKQGNMSVTDYAAKFVELSKFYPHYTGAGAEFSKCIKFENGLRSEIKKAVGYQKIRIFTELVDSCRIFEEDNNAHYKIVSDRRGKQHQNRGKPYDAPAGKGKQRAVPTQRASGGGAPAGIVCFKCGQAGHK from the coding sequence atggctggaaggaatgacgctgcaatggctgccgcaatgcaagcgatggcacaagctgtgcagaacttgccaaatgctggtggtgatgctggatcacgtagcttggcgacttttcaaagagagaatccgccggtgtttaaagggaagcatgatccagatgcagccttgggatggttgaaagagattgagagaatcttccgtgttatggattgcactccagctcagaaggttcggtatggtactcacatgctagcagtcgaagctgatgactggtggctagagactcacgagaggttgaccgtggcaggtgaagtcgttacttgggatgtattccgtagggaatttctgaggaagtattatccggaagatgtccgtggtaagaaggaaattgagttccttgagctgaagcaaggaaacatgtctgtcactgattatgctgcaaaatttgtggagttgtccaaattttatcctcattacactggtgctggtgctgaattttcaaagtgcatcaagtttgaaaatggactgcgctctgaaattaagaaggctgttgggtatcaaaagatacgcatttttactgaattggttgatagctgcaggatatttgaagaagacaataatgctcattacaagattgtcagtgaccgcagaggcaagcaacatcaaaatcgtggcaagccgtatgatgctccagctggaaaagggaagcaaagagctgtTCCGACTCAGAGggctagtgggggaggtgctcctgctggtatagtttgcttcaaatgtggtcaggctggtcataag